In a genomic window of Labeo rohita strain BAU-BD-2019 chromosome 20, IGBB_LRoh.1.0, whole genome shotgun sequence:
- the btbd7 gene encoding BTB/POZ domain-containing protein 7 encodes MGVNASSYPHSCSPRFGGNPQTQQTFIGASYAPQGYGGESKLYSLEHGPEKPQDKKKKSSGLATLKRRFIKRRKSSRSADHARQMRELLSGWDVRDVNALVEEYEGTAALKELSLQAGLARPEARTLQRDLATLYQHKYCTDVDLIFQDSCFPAHRAVLAARCPFFKTLLSSSPGYGAEVLLDVGTAGMDAPMFSSLLHYLYTGELGSEDARLQNVDVLVRLSEEFGTPNSLEADMRNLCEHMPYFDSLLSFSSDSELVEAFGAGAPAPSGVGGGNAGVNHSSPDEELRAHKAVLSARSPFFRNLLQRRIRSGEEITERTLQTPTRIILDESIIPKKYARVVLHCMYTDAVDLSLVLRGSPSEGSLGEVQALVAGRGCMSRAEEAMELYHIALFLEFSMLAQGCEDIVADSISLDSVVAILKWSSQPYGSKWVHRQAMHFLCEEFTQVMTSDVLYELSKEHLLAAIQSDYLQASEQDILKYVVKWGEHQLIKRMADREPNLLSGTAHSVNKRGVKRRDLDLEELKEILSPLLPFVRTEHILPTNSEVLSDTMKRGLISTPPSDMLPTAEGGKANAWLRQKSAGIYVRPRLFSPYVEEAKAVLEEMMVEQTDLVRLRMVRMSNVPDTLYMVNNAVPQCCHMINHQQMAGSQTAPPSVVANEIPVPRLAVVKEMIRRLQELRHTDQVQRAYALNCGEGATVSYELQIRVLREFGLPDGAAELLQNPHKFFPEERFGDESPVLALRQSGRCRVNSTPAVESMFTDLEALVGFHPPLPPPPPPYHPPTTPGHSQQQYKTGWRPRVPTQPPSRSFSYPCNHALLHRQPSSKMSSPVYPPGAKPLPPDCTNAQGGRNLHPDKQMNMEPVINEFMPDIAMGVSAMSLKERRLPEVSMEVESHEAHPHHSTAPPMSHSYSSRHPHSSRKRHAAEPKPEGPQPDFPDLYEFPGRHVPPYSGPDLYIHGRQAGGGAPPPSYSEASESLRLDVLEQPPQRLDLAIVSQGGVAQGVQRSWPINETDLTCGLGPSTEQYEEWPTGRRPAPEGMGLGLGANVGSGDEGGLGARDRRSPSKPEYPYRKSAL; translated from the exons GCGCCTCCTATGCACCACAGGGTTATGGCGGCGAGTCCAAGCTCTACAGCCTAGAACATGGCCCTGAAAAACCTCAGGACAAGAAGAAAAAGAGCTCGGGTTTGGCCACGCTCAAGAGGAGATTCATCAAGCGACGCAAATCCAGTCGCTCTGCCGATCATGCGCGGCAGATGCGCGAGCTCCTCTCGGGGTGGGACGTGCGCGACGTCAATGCCCTGGTGGAGGAGTATGAAGGCACGGCAGCACTCAAAGAGCTCAGTCTGCAGGCGGGCCTGGCCCGGCCCGAGGCTCGCACCCTGCAGCGTGATTTAGCCACCCTTTATCAGCACAAGTACTGCACTGATGTGGACCTGATCTTCCAGGATTCCTGTTTCCCAGCACACCGTGCCGTTCTGGCTGCCCGCTGCCCATTCTTCAAAACCCTGCTTTCGTCGTCGCCGGGTTATGGAGCCGAGGTGTTGTTAGATGTTGGGACGGCGGGCATGGATGCGCCCATGTTCTCCTCGTTGCTGCATTACCTCTATACGGGTGAGCTGGGCTCGGAGGACGCAAGGTTGCAAAATGTGGACGTACTGGTCCGATTGAGCGAGGAGTTCGGTACACCCAACTCCTTAGAAGCCGACATGCGAAACCTCTGTGAGCACATGCCGTATTTTGACTCACTGTTAAGTTTCTCCTCAGACTCTGAGCTGGTGGAGGCTTTCGGAGCAGGTGCACCTGCTCCTAGTGGCGTTGGAGGTGGAAACGCAGGGGTGAATCACAGCTCGCCTGATGAGGAGCTAAGAGCCCACAAGGCCGTGCTCTCGGCGCGCTCGCCCTTCTTCCGCAACCTGCTGCAACGACGCATCCGCTCGGGTGAGGAGATCACCGAGCGAACTCTGCAAACCCCTACCCGTATTATCCTCGACGAATCCATCATTCCCAAGAAATACGCCCGTGTGGTCTTGCACTGCATGTACACCGATGCGGTGGACCTTTCGCTGGTGCTGCGCGGAAGCCCTTCCGAAGGCAGTCTGGGTGAAGTTCAGGCGCTGGTGGCTGGGAGAGGATGCATGAGTCGGGCCGAAGAGGCCATGGAGCTCTACCACATCGCCCTCTTTTTGGAGTTCAGCATGCTGGCGCAGG GCTGTGAAGACATCGTGGCCGACAGCATCTCGCTGGACTCCGTGGTGGCAATCCTGAAGTGGAGCTCGCAGCCCTACGGCTCCAAATGGGTTCATCGGCAGGCCATGCACTTCCTGTGCGAGGAGTTCACCCAGGTCATGACCTCCGATGTCCTCTATGAGCTTAGCAAGGAGCACCTGCTGGCGGCCATTCAGTCTGATTACCTGCAG GCCAGTGAACAGGACATCCTCAAGTATGTTGTAAAGTGGGGCGAACACCAGCTCATCAAGAGGATGGCCGACAGAG AGCCTAACCTGTTAAGTGGTACTGCACATAGTGTGAATAAACGTGGCGTGAAAAGAAGGGATCTGGACCTGGAAGAGCTTAAAGAGATTCTCTCTCCACTGCTGCCTTTCGTCAGAACTGAGCACATATTACCAACCAACAGCGAGGTCCTCTCTGACact ATGAAGAGGGGTCTGATCAGCACCCCTCCCTCTGACATGCTGCCCACAGCGGAGGGAGGCAAAGCCAACGCCTGGCTCCGGCAGAAGAGTGCTGGCATTTATGTCCGCCCACGCTTATTCTCTCCTTATGTGGAGGAGGCCAAG GCGGTTTTGGAGGAGATGATGGTTGAGCAGACCGACCTGGTCAGGCTGCGCATGGTTCGTATGTCCAACGTACCCGACACACTCTACATGGTAAACAATGCCGTCCCCCAGTGTTGTCACATGATCAACCACCAGCAAATGGCTGGCAGCCAGACTGCTCCACCGTCTGTGGTTGCTAATGAGATACCAG TGCCCAGGTTGGCAGTAGTGAAGGAAATGATCCGTAGGCTGCAGGAGCTGCGTCATACGGACCAGGTGCAGCGAGCGTATGCTCTGAACTGCGGTGAGGGCGCCACAGTCAGCTACGAGCTGCAGATCCGTGTGCTCCGAGAGTTTGGCCTACCTGATGGGGCTGCAGAACTCCTACAG AATCCGCACAAATTCTTTCCCGAGGAGCGCTTTGGAGACGAGAGTCCCGTCCTGGCCTTGCGCCAGTCAGGTCGCTGCCGGGTCAACAGTACACCAGCTGTGGAGAGCATGTTCACTGACCTGGAGGCTCTGGTGGGCTTCCACCCCCCTCTGCCCCCTCCTCCTCCACCCTATCATCCCCCGACCACCCCGGGCCATAGCCAGCAGCAGTATAAAACGGGCTGGAGACCTCGAGTCCCCACGCAACCTCCCTCCAGATCTTTCTCCTACCCCTGCAATCATGCACTCCTTCATAGGCAGCCGTCTTCCAAGATGAGCAGCCCAGTCTACCCACCAGGAGCCAAGCCTTTGCCTCCGGACTGCACTAATGCACAGGGGGGGAGGAATCTTCATCCTGATAAGCAAATG AACATGGAGCCTGTTATCAACGAGTTCATGCCGGACATCGCCATGGGTGTTTCGGCAATGAGCCTGAAGGAGCGGCGCCTGCCAGAGGTCTCCATGGAGGTGGAGAGTCACGAAGCCCACCCTCACCATTCAACAGCTCCTCCAATGTCCCACAGCTACTCCAGTCGACACCCGCATTCCTCCCGCAAGAGGCACGCTGCCGAACCCAAGCCCGAAGGCCCGCAACCTGACTTCCCAGATCTCTACGAGTTCCCAGGCCGCCACGTGCCTCCCTACAGCGGACCGGACCTGTACATCCACGGCCGTCAGGCAGGTGGTGGTGCACCACCTCCGTCCTACTCCGAGGCTTCAGAATCCCTCCGCCTGGATGTGCTGGAACAGCCTCCGCAGAGACTAGACTTGGCAATCGTCTCGCAAGGGGGCGTTGCACAAGGGGTGCAAAGGTCGTGGCCCATAAACGAGACGGACCTCACCTGTGGGCTTGGGCCCTCCACAGAACAGTATGAGGAATGGCCTACGGGCCGTCGACCTGCTCCAGAAGGAATGGGGCTCGGCTTAGGGGCGAACGTTGGGTCTGGGGACGAGGGAGGCTTGGGCGCCCGAGACCGCAGGTCGCCCAGCAAACCCGAATACCCCTACAGGAAGTCTGCTCTCTGA